Proteins found in one Mucilaginibacter gracilis genomic segment:
- a CDS encoding ROK family protein encodes MMKQEDLILGIDIGGSHITVGFVDLNTREIVQKSYFRAFINSWGEATDIIAAWTAIIEQAFATVNITEKKIGIAMPGPFDYEAGISYIKGNKKYDSLYGLNIKQLLAQRLNIPTANILMFNDAECFLKGEVFAGAALNSKKAIALTLGTGLGTAVYNNGVAADGELWNSPMMDGIAEDYISTRWFLKEYFDRTGINIANVKALNDICGVSGVARAVFKLFAENLAVFLESFIEKEHPDVIVIGGNITKASLRFMPHLLSCLNKKDIHIPIEITELGELAPLFGAASYWVNNTYHLQDTE; translated from the coding sequence ATGATGAAACAAGAAGATTTAATTTTAGGTATTGATATTGGCGGATCGCACATAACGGTTGGTTTTGTAGATTTGAATACAAGGGAAATAGTGCAAAAGTCGTATTTCAGGGCATTTATTAATTCGTGGGGAGAGGCTACAGATATTATTGCAGCCTGGACCGCAATAATTGAACAAGCTTTTGCTACGGTAAACATAACCGAAAAAAAAATTGGCATAGCTATGCCCGGCCCGTTTGATTATGAAGCCGGAATATCATACATAAAAGGCAACAAAAAATACGATTCGTTATACGGTTTAAATATTAAACAACTATTGGCCCAAAGGCTTAATATACCAACAGCAAACATTTTAATGTTTAACGATGCCGAGTGTTTTTTAAAAGGCGAAGTGTTTGCGGGTGCTGCGTTAAATAGCAAAAAAGCAATTGCTTTAACCCTGGGCACCGGTTTAGGTACCGCTGTTTACAACAACGGTGTAGCTGCTGATGGTGAATTATGGAATTCGCCAATGATGGATGGAATTGCTGAAGACTACATATCAACCCGCTGGTTTTTAAAAGAATATTTTGACCGCACGGGCATCAACATAGCCAACGTAAAGGCTTTGAATGATATATGCGGTGTTTCGGGCGTAGCGCGGGCTGTTTTTAAGCTTTTTGCCGAAAATTTGGCCGTGTTTTTAGAGAGCTTTATTGAAAAAGAGCACCCCGATGTAATAGTTATTGGTGGTAATATTACCAAAGCATCGTTACGGTTTATGCCACATCTTTTAAGTTGCTTAAACAAAAAAGATATTCATATCCCTATCGAAATAACCGAATTGGGCGAACTTGCACCGCTTTTTGGCGCGGCAAGCTATTGGGTAAACAATACCTATCATTTGCAGGATACCGAGTAA